The proteins below come from a single Argentina anserina chromosome 1, drPotAnse1.1, whole genome shotgun sequence genomic window:
- the LOC126802670 gene encoding metalloendoproteinase 5-MMP-like — protein MAANSYSIITFLLVLMGALLPILTESRQLQHTAKAVIGVDELRTYLTAFGYLSKDSTNDEQQQQHLLESALKTYQRTYKLKVTGKLDSDTMELISTPRCGMPDHNLINGTTQKGSHQALYKLGSTLWPPTMYHLPYLISQGDIPAIGIIGYDALAQAAAQAFAIWAAVSNFTFTEVGQDKPYYLDLSFRLGEHGDGQPFDGPLGVLAHAFFPTRGLLHFDADENWSLAPKQDQFDLVYTALHEIGHLLGLAHSENPDAVMYASMKPGAHSRVLHADDIAAIHAMYS, from the coding sequence ATGGCAGCAAATAGCTATAGCATTATTAcctttcttcttgttcttatgGGAGCTTTACTCCCCATCCTAACTGAGTCCCGCCAGCTGCAGCATACGGCCAAGGCGGTCATAGGCGTTGATGAGCTTAGAACCTACCTTACAGCCTTTGGATATCTTTCCAAGGACTCCACCAACGAtgaacagcagcagcagcacctCTTAGAATCTGCACTGAAGACGTACCAGAGAACCTACAAGTTAAAAGTTACTGGAAAGTTGGATTCCGACACAATGGAATTGATAAGCACACCGCGATGTGGAATGCCtgatcataatctcatcaatGGTACTACTCAAAAGGGTTCCCATCAAGCCCTCTATAAACTCGGATCAACATTATGGCCACCCACAATGTACCATCTCCCATACTTAATCTCCCAGGGAGATATTCCCGCAATAGGAATTATAGGATACGACGCTTTGGCTCAAGCAGCTGCTCAAGCATTCGCCATATGGGCTGCAGTTTccaattttacatttactgaagtCGGACAAGATAAACCCTATTACCTGGACCTTAGCTTTCGACTTGGTGAGCATGGAGATGGCCAACCCTTTGATGGTCCGCTTGGGGTATTAGCGCATGCTTTCTTCCCCACGCGTGGACTTCTGCATTTTGATGCAGATGAGAATTGGAGTTTGGCACCAAAACAGGACCAGTTTGACTTGGTATACACAGCTCTACATGAAATAGGTCATCTTCTTGGACTTGCTCACAGTGAGAATCCTGATGCAGTAATGTATGCTTCCATGAAGCCAGGTGCCCACTCGAGGGTTTTGCACGCCGATGACATTGCTGCAATACATGCTATGTACTCTTAA
- the LOC126797592 gene encoding uncharacterized protein LOC126797592, protein MPSYILKFECLLGKQIVKLELPVGTSLYGTGEVSGQLERTGKRVFTWNTDAWGYGSETTSLYQSHPWVLAVLPSGEAL, encoded by the exons ATGCCGTCTTATATTCTAAAGTTTGAATGTCTTCTTGGAAAGCAGATTGTTAAACTTGAG CTTCCTGTTGGTACCTCTTTATATGGCACTGGGGAGGTTAGTGGGCAGCTTGAGCGGACAGGAAAAAGA gtttttacTTGGAACACGGATGCGTGGGGATATGGTTCTGAAACTACGTCATTGTACCAGTCGCATCCATGGGTGCTAGCTGTTCTACCTTCCGGAGAGGCATTATGA